In the Alligator mississippiensis isolate rAllMis1 chromosome 7, rAllMis1, whole genome shotgun sequence genome, one interval contains:
- the LRRTM4 gene encoding leucine-rich repeat transmembrane neuronal protein 4 isoform X2, translating to MGFHLIKQLRGMSVVLVLLPTVLFVMLTGAQRACPKNCRCDGKIVYCESHAFRDIPQNISGGSQGLSLRYNSIQKLKSNQFAGLNQLIWLYLDHNYISSVDEDAFQGIRRLKELILSSNKITHLHNKTFHPVPNLRNLDLSYNKLQVLQSEQFKGLRKLLILHLRSNSLKTVPIRVFQDCRNLDFLDLGYNRLRSLSRNAFAGLLKLTELHLEHNQFSKINFAHFPRLFNLRSIYLQWNRIRSISQGLTWTWSSLHNLDLSGNDITGIEPGTFQCLPNLQKLNLDSNKLTNISQETINTWISLTSITLSGNMWECTRNICPLFTWLKNFKGNKESTMICAGPKHIQGEKVSDAVETYNICAEIQVVVTERSYQAPKTPQRPLFIPKPTISKLESNQPTSVMPSPSPDLPTPGVEPEYEHVSFHKIIAGSVALFLSVAMILLVIYVSWKRYPASMKQLQQHSLMKRRRKKARESERQMNSPLQEYYVDYKPTNSETMDVSVNGSGPCTYTISGSRECEV from the exons ATGG GTTTCCATTTAATTAAGCAGCTGAGAGGCATGAGTGTGGTGTTAGTGCTACTTCCTACGGTGCTGTTTGTTATGCTCACTGGGGCTCAGCGCGCTTGCCCCAAGAACTGCAGATGTGATGGCAAAATTGTGTACTGTGAATCTCACGCATTCAGAGATATCCCTCAGAATATTTCTGGAGGATCTCAAGGCTTATCATTACGGTACAACAGCATCCAGAAGCTTAAATCAAATCAGTTTGCAGGCCTGAATCAGCTCATCTGGCTTTATCTTGACCATAATTATATCAGCTCGGTTGATGAGGATGCATTTCAGGGGATCCGAAGGCTGAAGGAATTAATTCTAAGCTCCAACAAAATTACTCATCTGCACAACAAAACATTTCACCCGGTCCCCAATCTCCGCAATCTGGACCTTTCGTACAACAAGCTGCAGGTGTTACAGTCAGAGCAGTTTAAGGGCCTTCGCAAACTCTTGATCTTGCACTTGCGGTCAAATTCACTGAAAACGGTACCAATCAGAGTTTTTCAAGATTGCCGGAACCTTGATTTTCTGGATTTGGGCTACAACCGTCTGCGGAGTTTATCCCGTAATGCTTTTGCTGGCCTCCTGAAGTTAACAGAGCTCCATCTAGAGCACAACCAGTTTTCTAAGATCAACTTTGCCCACTTTCCACGCCTCTTCAACCTTCGATCCATTTATTTGCAGTGGAATAGGATCCGGTCTATTAGCCAAGGGTTAACATGGACTTGGAGTTCCTTGCACAACTTGGATTTATCAGGGAACGACATTACGGGAATAGAGCCCGGGACGTTCCAATGCCTGCccaacctgcaaaaactgaaccTGGATTCCAACAAACTCACCAACATCTCTCAGGAGACCATCAATACATGGATCTCACTAACATCCATCACTCTGTCCGGAAATATGTGGGAATGTACTCGAAACATTTGCCCTCTGTTTACTTGGCTTAAGAATTTCAAGGGGAATAAAGAAAGCACTATGATATGCGCAGGCCCTAAGCACATCCAGGGTGAGAAGGTGAGCGATGCTGTGGAAACATATAATATCTGTGCTGAAATCCAGGTGGTGGTCACTGAAAGATCATACCAGGCACCTAAAACACCCCAGAGGCCACTTTTTATTCCCAAACCTACCATTTCTAAACTGGAAAGTAATCAGCCAACCTCTGTTATGCCAAGTCCTTCTCCGGACCTGCCAACACCTGGAGTGGAACCAGAGTATGAGCATGTTTCCTTTCACAAAATCATTGCTGGGAGTGTGGCCCTCTTTCTTTCAGTGGCTATGATTTTGTTGGTTATCTACGTGTCGTGGAAGCGCTACCCAGCCAGCATGAAACAACTCCAGCAACACTCTCTTATGAAGAGGCGCAGAAAAAAGGCCAGAGAGTCTGAGAGGCAAATGAACTCCCCTTTACAGGAGTATTATGTGGACTACAAGCCAACAAACTCTGAGACCATGGATGTATCCGTTAATGGATCTGGACCCTGCACATATACTATTTCTGGCTCCAGGGAATGTGAGGTATGA